A stretch of DNA from Acinetobacter sp. C26M:
TTTATCGCAACGTGTTTTTGAAGCAGACTTTCTCTCAACCTTAAGTGGAGAGATACTGGTCACGCTGATTTACCACCGTAAATTAGATGCTGAATGGGAAACCACGGCTAAAGCACTAGCTGAAAAACTGAATATTAAAATCATGGGTCGTAGCCGTGGCCAAAAAGTGATTATTGGCGAAGACTATGTAGTTGAACAACTTAATGTTCATGGTCGTACCTTTAAATACAAACAAATTGAAAGCAGCTTTACCCAGCCGAATGCGCAAGTGTGTCAACATATGTTGGAATGGGCTTGTGATGCTGCACGAAAGTCCGAAAAAGACCTTCTAGAATTGTATTGTGGTAACGGTAACTTTACTTTGCCACTGTCTTTGAAATTTAAGCGTGTTCTCGCAACTGAACTTGCTAAATCTTCAGTCTACGCAGCGCAATGGAATATTGAGCAAAACCAGATTGAGAATATTCAAGTGGCGCGTTTATCTGCCGAAGAGTTTACTCAGGCATATCAAGGCGAACGCGAATTTAGACGTCTACAAGAAGCCAATATTGATATTCAAGGCTATGACTTTGACACGGTTTTTGTTGATCCTCCTCGCGCAGGAATCGATGATGAAACGCTCAAGCTATTACAAGGTTTTGAACGTATTCTCTATATTTCATGTAACCCAGATACCTTGCATGACAACTTAAAAACACTTAGCCAAACCCATCGAATTGTGAAGTTCGCGATGTTCGATCAATTCC
This window harbors:
- the trmA gene encoding tRNA (uridine(54)-C5)-methyltransferase TrmA, whose amino-acid sequence is MTISYQQQLQEKVERITTQFASFNPPALEVFQSPEQHFRMRAEFRIWHTEDDLFYAMFERAEDGKQKEVIRVDEFPIADQSINDLMPRLLDELKAVPILSQRVFEADFLSTLSGEILVTLIYHRKLDAEWETTAKALAEKLNIKIMGRSRGQKVIIGEDYVVEQLNVHGRTFKYKQIESSFTQPNAQVCQHMLEWACDAARKSEKDLLELYCGNGNFTLPLSLKFKRVLATELAKSSVYAAQWNIEQNQIENIQVARLSAEEFTQAYQGEREFRRLQEANIDIQGYDFDTVFVDPPRAGIDDETLKLLQGFERILYISCNPDTLHDNLKTLSQTHRIVKFAMFDQFPFTHHVESGVLLEKI